In a single window of the Amycolatopsis sp. cg5 genome:
- a CDS encoding Dyp-type peroxidase: MNLARRTFLRGAVAGVGIAGLSASAHAQPAFHGARQQAILREPARQSVVVSFDVIAENRDELTELFKTVTDRARFLVAGGAPAALGITAPPSDSGVLGPEVPRGDLGVVLGVGSSLFDDRFGLAARKPDKLKPMPAFPDDALDEKQCHGDLSLVLTAEQPDTVLHALRDITRATRGGMQVRWKLNGFSSPARPDGAPRNLLGFKDGTANPVESEMDRLVWTPDGGSYQVIRLIRMLVEFWDRVSLSEQENMIGRRRDTGAPLDGARETDVPRFGDDPVGTVIPLTSHIRLANPRTDDTGGSRLLRRGFNYDRGVDANGNLDMGLIFTCYQRDLEAQFETVQKRLDGEPLTDYISPFGGGYFYALPGVTGTDDYYGRALLAR; encoded by the coding sequence GTGAACCTGGCGCGCCGGACCTTCCTGCGTGGCGCGGTCGCGGGCGTCGGCATCGCCGGGCTCTCCGCGAGCGCCCACGCCCAGCCCGCCTTCCACGGCGCACGGCAGCAGGCGATCCTGCGTGAACCCGCCCGGCAGAGCGTCGTCGTCTCGTTCGATGTGATCGCCGAGAACCGGGACGAGCTGACGGAGCTCTTCAAGACCGTCACGGACCGCGCCAGGTTCCTGGTGGCCGGAGGCGCGCCCGCCGCGCTCGGCATCACCGCGCCGCCGTCGGACTCCGGGGTGCTCGGGCCGGAGGTGCCGCGCGGTGACCTCGGCGTGGTGCTCGGCGTCGGCTCGTCGCTGTTCGACGACCGGTTCGGGCTCGCCGCGCGCAAGCCGGACAAGCTCAAGCCGATGCCCGCGTTCCCCGACGACGCGCTCGACGAGAAGCAGTGCCACGGCGACCTCAGCCTGGTGCTCACCGCCGAGCAGCCGGACACGGTCCTGCACGCGCTGCGCGACATCACGCGCGCGACGCGCGGCGGCATGCAGGTGCGCTGGAAGCTCAACGGGTTCAGTTCACCCGCCAGGCCCGACGGCGCGCCGCGCAACCTGCTCGGCTTCAAAGACGGCACGGCCAACCCCGTCGAGTCCGAAATGGACCGTCTGGTGTGGACCCCGGACGGCGGCAGCTACCAGGTGATCCGGTTGATCAGGATGCTCGTCGAGTTCTGGGATCGGGTCTCGCTGTCCGAGCAGGAGAACATGATCGGCAGGCGGCGCGACACCGGCGCCCCGCTCGACGGCGCGCGCGAGACCGACGTGCCGCGGTTCGGCGACGATCCCGTCGGCACGGTGATCCCGCTGACCAGTCACATCCGGCTCGCGAACCCGCGCACCGACGACACCGGCGGCAGCAGGCTGCTGCGGCGCGGGTTCAACTACGACCGCGGCGTCGACGCGAACGGCAACCTCGACATGGGGCTGATCTTCACCTGCTACCAGCGCGATCTCGAAGCGCAGTTCGAGACCGTGCAGAAGCGGCTCGACGGCGAGCCGCTGACCGACTACATCTCGCCGTTCGGCGGCGGGTACTTCTACGCGCTCCCGGGTGTCACCGGTACCGACGACTACTACGGCCGCGCCTTGCTGGCCCGTTAG
- a CDS encoding phospholipase C — MDKKVLVALASAAVLAAGCSGSGGEQPAPPSRDSEARTATPIKHVVVIFGENIAFDHYFGTYPNAANTDGTQFTAAAGTPQVNGLTPDLLTHNPNAYQPKRLTHEQAMTCDQDHDYNKEQAAYNGGKMDKFVENTEKDKCTGQPVLFGEPGLVMDYYDGNTVTGMWNYAQHYALNDNSFDTVFGPSTPGAINLISGQTHGVQAVDSVSGEPKDDPKAAVSPDASKVGTIIEDPDPAFDDCSDKNHMAKDNLAVMQGRNIGDLLNEKKVTWGWFQGGFRPTTPGGGESGRYAVCGQSHKNIGGQSVVDYSPHHEPFQYYKSTANPKHLPPKSPDAIGKTDQANHQYDLADFDTALGAGNLPSVSYLKAGSYQDGHAGYSDPLDEQEFVVDQVNKIQQSPQWASTAIVLAYDDSDGWYDHVAGPVVNGSNDAKQDSAICTAQPVKLGGHADRCGYGPRLPLMVISPYSKVNHVDHTLTDQTSVLRFIEENWSTGKIGDSSYDEIAGDMRSMFDFGAAAGKPLKLDPKSGAIMP, encoded by the coding sequence GTGGACAAAAAGGTGCTGGTGGCGCTGGCGTCCGCCGCCGTGCTGGCCGCCGGCTGCAGCGGAAGCGGGGGAGAGCAGCCCGCGCCACCGTCACGGGACAGCGAGGCGCGGACGGCCACCCCGATCAAGCACGTGGTGGTGATCTTCGGCGAGAACATCGCGTTCGACCACTACTTCGGCACGTATCCCAACGCGGCCAACACCGACGGCACCCAGTTCACCGCCGCCGCCGGGACACCGCAGGTCAACGGGCTGACCCCGGACCTGCTCACCCACAACCCCAACGCGTACCAGCCGAAGCGGCTCACCCACGAGCAGGCGATGACCTGCGACCAGGACCACGACTACAACAAGGAACAGGCCGCTTACAACGGCGGCAAGATGGACAAGTTCGTCGAGAACACCGAGAAGGACAAGTGCACCGGCCAGCCGGTGCTGTTCGGCGAACCCGGCCTGGTCATGGACTACTACGACGGCAACACCGTCACCGGCATGTGGAACTACGCCCAGCACTACGCGCTGAACGACAACTCCTTCGACACGGTGTTCGGCCCGTCGACGCCCGGTGCGATCAACCTGATCTCCGGGCAGACGCACGGCGTCCAGGCCGTCGACTCGGTGAGCGGCGAGCCCAAGGACGACCCGAAGGCGGCCGTCTCGCCGGACGCCTCGAAGGTCGGCACGATCATCGAAGACCCCGACCCGGCGTTCGACGACTGCTCGGACAAGAACCACATGGCCAAGGACAACCTCGCGGTGATGCAAGGCCGCAACATCGGCGACCTGCTCAACGAGAAGAAGGTCACCTGGGGCTGGTTCCAGGGCGGCTTCCGCCCGACCACGCCAGGCGGCGGCGAGAGCGGGCGCTACGCGGTCTGCGGGCAGTCGCACAAGAACATCGGCGGTCAGTCCGTTGTGGACTACAGCCCGCACCACGAACCGTTCCAGTACTACAAGTCCACGGCCAACCCGAAGCACCTGCCGCCGAAGTCGCCGGACGCGATCGGCAAGACCGACCAGGCCAATCACCAGTACGACCTGGCCGACTTCGACACCGCGCTCGGCGCGGGCAACCTGCCCTCGGTGAGCTACCTCAAGGCCGGGTCGTACCAGGACGGCCACGCCGGCTACTCCGACCCGCTCGACGAGCAGGAGTTCGTGGTCGACCAGGTCAACAAGATCCAGCAGTCGCCGCAGTGGGCGTCGACCGCGATCGTGCTCGCCTACGACGACTCCGACGGCTGGTACGACCACGTCGCCGGACCGGTCGTCAACGGCTCGAACGACGCGAAGCAGGACTCGGCGATCTGCACCGCGCAGCCGGTGAAGCTCGGCGGCCACGCCGACCGCTGTGGCTACGGCCCGCGTCTGCCGCTGATGGTGATTTCGCCGTACAGCAAGGTGAACCACGTCGACCACACGCTGACCGACCAGACCTCGGTGCTCCGCTTCATCGAGGAGAACTGGTCGACCGGCAAGATCGGCGACTCGTCGTACGACGAAATCGCGGGTGATATGCGGTCTATGTTCGATTTCGGCGCCGCTGCCGGAAAACCGCTGAAGCTCGATCCCAAGTCGGGTGCCATTATGCCTTGA
- a CDS encoding cytochrome P450, which produces MLGWVLAHPSKAQGGNVSCEPVAYPFNSSEGLEISDIYAKARESGTLLRVQLAYGEPAWLVTRYADARLVYGDNRFSRSMALERDQPRQVPETLDEGLMSMDPPENTRLRGLIAKALTARRVEEMRPRIRSLAEGLLDGLMAKGDTAELAAEYGFALPGAVICGLFGVPESDHDDFIKWSNATVSTEGLTPGQAAEYRATQHEYMMNAIAERRARPTDDLLSGLVEARDEHDKLSEFELVVSSLGLLFGGYETVASQIPNFTLLLMENPEEWQRLIDEPDLIPNAIEELTRYVPLGTGASFARYATEDIQIGDVLVKRGEPVLVSIGAANRDPEQFEGPDLIRLDRKQVQHLGYGHGPHHCPGAALARCELQEALRALTVKMPKLRLAGEVVWKKAMMARAPKVMPVTW; this is translated from the coding sequence TTGCTGGGGTGGGTCCTCGCTCACCCCAGCAAAGCCCAGGGAGGAAACGTGAGTTGCGAGCCGGTCGCTTATCCGTTCAACAGCTCCGAGGGACTGGAAATATCGGACATTTATGCGAAAGCGCGTGAATCCGGAACTCTGCTTCGCGTGCAATTGGCATATGGTGAGCCGGCGTGGCTGGTGACCCGTTATGCCGACGCCCGTCTCGTCTATGGTGATAATCGATTCTCGCGGTCGATGGCATTGGAGCGGGATCAGCCACGCCAGGTGCCGGAAACGCTGGACGAGGGCCTGATGTCGATGGACCCGCCGGAGAACACCCGACTACGTGGCCTGATCGCCAAGGCGCTGACCGCGCGCCGGGTCGAGGAAATGCGGCCGCGGATCCGTTCGCTGGCAGAGGGTCTGCTCGATGGGCTGATGGCGAAAGGCGACACTGCCGAATTGGCGGCCGAGTACGGTTTCGCCTTGCCCGGAGCGGTCATTTGCGGGTTGTTCGGCGTTCCCGAAAGCGACCACGACGACTTCATCAAATGGAGCAACGCCACTGTTTCGACCGAGGGCCTGACTCCGGGACAGGCCGCCGAGTATCGCGCCACCCAGCACGAATACATGATGAACGCGATCGCCGAGCGGCGGGCGCGACCGACCGACGACCTTTTGAGCGGACTGGTCGAGGCTCGCGACGAACACGACAAGCTGAGCGAGTTCGAGCTGGTGGTTTCCTCGCTCGGACTTTTGTTCGGCGGTTACGAGACCGTGGCTTCGCAGATACCGAATTTCACTCTGCTGCTGATGGAAAACCCCGAGGAGTGGCAGCGGCTGATCGACGAACCGGACTTGATTCCCAACGCCATCGAAGAACTGACGAGGTACGTTCCGCTCGGCACCGGCGCCAGTTTCGCGCGGTACGCCACCGAAGACATCCAGATCGGGGACGTGCTGGTCAAGCGCGGTGAACCGGTGCTGGTGTCGATCGGCGCGGCCAACCGGGACCCGGAGCAGTTCGAGGGACCGGACCTGATCCGTCTCGACCGCAAGCAGGTCCAGCACCTCGGCTACGGGCACGGGCCGCATCACTGCCCAGGCGCGGCGCTCGCCCGCTGCGAGCTGCAGGAGGCGCTGCGCGCGCTCACGGTCAAGATGCCCAAGCTGAGGCTGGCGGGCGAGGTCGTCTGGAAGAAGGCGATGATGGCGCGTGCGCCGAAGGTGATGCCGGTGACCTGGTAG